In a single window of the Prinia subflava isolate CZ2003 ecotype Zambia chromosome 3, Cam_Psub_1.2, whole genome shotgun sequence genome:
- the AQP11 gene encoding aquaporin-11: MAVGGLWSSLLLMSGVVVSVGLCRRLARRRLRSRPLLFAFLVEMFSTFQVCACTNELSLLGNVEPKPHTALTLTYGFTVLHGLSLAGSACNPCGVLQPVWGGGTSLRMGGLKIAAEFVAAVLARAFMHFIWSLEMTEPHRGALSQSCSSPMQTTEIQAFCIELLFSVVFQLAVLRAESVNPKYRVHVIALLVTMLVYAGGNLTGAIFNPVLAFSLHADCFYDKFLSYSLVYWIAPCLGTILVAFIWDEIFPRIS, translated from the exons ATGGCTGTCGGAGGGCTCtggagctccctgctgctgatgTCCGGCGTCGTGGTGAGCGTGGGGCTGTGCCGGAGGCTGGCCCGGCGCCGGCTGCGCTCCCGCCCGCTCCTCTTCGCTTTCCTGGTGGAGATGTTCAGCACCTTCCAGGTTTGCGCCTGCACGAACGAGCTCAGCCTGCTCGGCAACGTGGAGCCGAAGCCGCACACCGCCCTCACCCTCACCTACGGCTTCACCGTCCTGCACGGCCTGAGCCTGGCCGGCAGCGCCTGCAACCCCTGCGGGGTCCTGCAGCCCGTGTGGGGCGGCGGGACATCGCTCCGCATGGGCGGACTCAAGATCGCCGCGGAGTTCGTGGCTGCGGTGCTCGCCAGAGCGTTCATGCACTTTATCTGGAGTCTGGAGATGACAGAGCCCCATCGTGGAGCGCTCtcgcagagctgcagcagccccatgCAGACTACAGAGATACAGGCGTTCTGCATAGAACTACTCTTCTCTGTCGTTTTCCAGCTGGCCGTCCTGCGAGCCGAAAGTGTTAATCCCAAATACAGGGTCCATGTGATTGCTCTACTTGTCACCATGCTCGTGTATGCAG GTGGAAATCTCACAGGAGCAATATTTAACCCAGTACTGGCTTTTTCATTACATGCAGATTGTTTCTATGACAAATTTTTGAGTTACTCACTAGTATATTGGATAGCACCATGCTTAG GTACAATACTTGTGGCTTTTATATGGGATGAAATCTTTCCTCGGATATCTTGA